The region TCTTCATTATATCACCTTTTGAGTGTTCATTTATTTTCAGTTATTATGTGTTTTTCACCTATAATTTACTGTATTAAATGACTCAAAAGGTGTTTTTTTATGTAAATTTATAGTCCAATTTAGGTTAAAATAAGTCTGCTTATGGCAAATATCAATGATAAGCAATCCTTTTAAGATTTGGTGTAAGACTGCATTCCAAGGTGGTTGAAGAGATCAGAAGAAGATGTTCACTCAGAAGAATGAATCTGCGAAGAAGAAATGGTGTGCCTATTCTGTTTGTGAAAGGATTAATTCTTTCTCTTCGACTCTTCCAAGACCATACAATACAAATGGAATCGCGAAGCAGAAATAGGAGATATCAACTGAGCTGCTGAAAATCGCCTCTCTGAATCCTTCAAGAGCAATAAGGCTGAGACTGTACCCAAGAGTGAGTATAAAAAGGCCGTATCCGCAAATTGTACTGAAATTATGAATGCTTCTGAGGAAATAGACGATTACACATGAACTGACAGCAACTGCAACAGTTAAAAACGGTGGCGCAAACACCGCCTGGACCGAGAATGGATTGTACTCCCTGAAAGATTCACCGCAGATTATGATTACGGGTATGAATGTCAGAAGGAAAGTTAAAAGCGCGGTAAAAGATGTCACAAATACTTTCCAGTTGAAAACCAGTTTTTTATATGTATATATGAACGCCATGGCAAATATCAAAAAAGAAAATGACCGGGTCGACATTACAAAGCCGGTAACGATTCCAATAGTGATCAACTGTTTCCATGTAGATAAATTTACCCTGCTTATGAGAATACAGCAGAAAAGCAGTAATGTACTGTTTAAAAGATTTGTGCTTCTGCAGAATAGTTCAAATAAAACAGCCGGTGATGTCACAAAGAGAAGAAAAATCGTATTCTTTAAAGCAGTTGAAATGCTCTTTGTCTTAAGTATAATACCGGCAAAGAGCAGGAATCCCAGAATAGAATAGAGCCCAATTTCTCCGATCAGATAAAAAGGAAATGCTGCAAAAAAATAGAATGGAAATGGCCCGGGAATATTGGTGCCCTCACTTCTGGGGCAATATGGACACTTCTGGGAAAGAAAGTTTTCCCAGAACAGACGTATCATCTCATATCGATCAACTCTCAACAATTCCTGAGGATAGTACAAGTAAAACGCTGCTGAACAGATAATGATCCCAGCCAGAAGCAGCAGAGTGAATTTACCTGAGTTCAGGATTTTCTGAGCAACTGTATTGTGCTTGTATAGGTATGCAAAATAGAGTGAAAAGGGTAAGGTTATACTGATCAGAACAGATAAAATCAATAGTAAATCATTATTCGCACGGGAAGCATATTTCCAGGCAAAAAGTCCGTTTATCAGGCTCAGGATGGTGATGGTCAGAACATTAGATTTGAAATACACTGTAATTCCGTAACTGAAACAATTAGAAAACGCCATCAAATTGATGTCAGAAAAAATACATATAACGGATGTGAAATGCCAGTATTCGAAACTTGGCCTGATTGTCCATAGGTGGGTTTAGTTATAATACATGCAGGCTGGGGTGTGGGGCCTTGATTATCCTGAATTTCAATACTTTTCTTATTTTAATTACCGTACACTGATTATAAGATTAATAAATGATTTTCCTGTCTTAACTATAAGATGGGTCTATCCGGATTTCCAGAACAGTATAGTTAGATGAGTACTTTACCTTATATATAGAGTCACAGGCTCCAACAGAGGCATTTTGTTAGTCGCTAAACAAAAACAAATTCCTACAAGGAGGAGCCCATGACCAGTAATAAATTACTTTCTCGTCTTCTTAAAATGAAGGGTTTTAAAGTAACCTGGTTTGCTATCAAGGAAAACTCCAGGCTGCTGATATTTTTTTCAGAGATTTCTTGATTGAAGAACAGAGAAACAAGATTCGGTTTGCTTCCTGCGATATGAGCAGGGCATACATTGGCGCTATCGAACACTGGTGTCCCAAAGCAATGCTTGTTATCGACCGGTTTCATATTGTTAAAGCTCTCAACGTGCGTAAAGAAGAATGGAGAAAAGCCCGTGGTGAGGACAAAAAGGCTCTCAAGGGATTTCGCTGGCTTTTCTTCATACTTTCAAAGAATCGCGCCAAAGGAGATACTCGTAGTTTGAATCAGTTAAAGACATCGAATCGTCGTATTCACAGAGCATGGGTTCTAAAAGATGAGTTCGAAGCCTTTTGGGAGTATTCATATATACACAGCCAGCAGAATCATTCTTTAATGGCTGGATAGCTGCAGCTTTGAAAAGCAGGCTTCAGCCGATTAAAGACTTTGCATTGATGTTGCGCCGTCATGCATTGCATATATTACCGTTTGTTAAAACTAACCTGACCAATGCCAATCCGAAGTAGTGGTTTCTCCAATTTACAGGCATTTTCTGATTTGATTTAAGAAACATATTTGGGGGATCGGGAAAAAACTTATTCTCTATCTCTTCCCTCAAACACTCTTCCTATACGTCACCACAGCCAGCACATTAAAAAAGACCGTAAACCCGCACAGCGCATAAAACTGAACTATAAGTTCCCCAAAACCGCTGCCTTTTAGATAAACAGACCTCATTACCTGAATAAAATATTTCAGAGGGCTGAAAATGCTTATTGCCTGGGCCCAGTCCGGCATGCTTGCAACCGGGGTGTAAAGGCCGCTCATGAAAATGAAGGTCATAATAAAGAAAAACATCAGAAACATCGCCTGCTGAACTGTAGTGGCAAAGTTTGAAATTGTAAGGCCCAAACCGGAAAATGCGAGAACAAAAACAGATGCAAAAAGGTAAATTGTCAGAATATTTCCGGATGGAACCAGACCATACACCAGTAAAGCAACTCCGAAGCAGATTGTAAGAACCACAAATCCGATTACCCAGTATGGAATCAATTTTGACAAAATAAATGTGATGCGCTTTACCGGTGTCACATTGATCTGCTCTATTGTACCGCTTTCCTTTTCGTTTACAATATTTAGCGCGGGTAAAAATCCACATATCAAAGCCATCATCATAACCATTATAGCTGGAACCATAAAAACCGGATACCGCAGCAGAGGATTATACCGGAAAAGTGGGTGTATGGAAAAGGAGGAAGTTTGGGCATTTTCCGGTTGCTGCAGCCACTCAGCACGAATATCGCTGCTGAAATCATTAATTGTACTTAAAAGATATGAACTTCCGAGGCCGCCTTTTGTTCCGTTAACCGTATTTGCAGACACCAGCACGCGGGCAGACTTTTCATTAACAAGGTCAACCTCAAAGTTATTTGGTATCTCCAGGACAATATCTGCATAGTCCAGCTCTACAGCTCGAAGGGCTTCCTTGTAGGTTGCAGAGTAATTTGTCAGTTTAAAGTATCCAGATGAAATGATTTTCTGAATCAATCGTGTGGAATAGTCACTGTGATCGTTATCCACAATACTAAGATTTATATTTTTAACCTCGAAATTGGCTGCAAGCGGTAGAATCAACAGCACCATAAAAGGCAGCACAATTATAAGCCTCGGCAGGAATTTGTTCCGACGAAGCTGCTTTACCTCTTTTTCCAGCAAATATTTCAACATGGCTGCCTCTGAAATGTAAAAACTATTCAAGCCTGTTTTTAAACTTTTTCAAACTAACCGCTATAAGAAAAACCGCCATACTGCCCAATATCAACAATTCCTTGATAATGGATTCGAAGCCCAGCCCTTTTATCATGACTTTCTTATTTGCAACGATATACCACCGGGCCGGGATCACTTCTGCAGGGATTCTTAAAAATATCGGCATGTTCTCAACCGGAAAAATCATGCCTGAAAGCAGTATAATCGGTGCCATCAAAGCCATGCCGGAAATAAGCAGGGCTACCAATTGAGAATTAACCATCGTTGATATAAGAAGGCCAAGTGCAAGACACACAAAAATAAATACAACTGATAAGCTGATAAGCACTGTCAAGCTTCCGGTAATTGGTACCTTCAGAACAAATACTGAAAAAAGCAGTATTGTCGTTAAATTAACCAGAGATAAAGCAAGATAGGGAACAGCCTTCGCCAGAATAATCGTCAGAGGTTTCATTGGTGATACCAGCAATACCTCCATGGTGCCTTTTTCTTTTTCACGTGCAATCGAGATCGAGGTCATCATGGCACAAATAAGCATGAGAATCATTCCCATCACACCGGGAACAAAATTATATGCTCCCTTCATCTGAGGATTGTAAAGCAGTTTGACCTCAGGGGCAATCTGATAAGGAACATTATTGAGACTCGCGAGTTCCTGCTGGTATGCTTTGATTATGTTTGTCGCATAATTTGTCAGTGTTACGGCGGTGTTTGGGTCTGTACCATCGGTAATAAGCTGCACACTTGCATCACCGGTATGAAGCATATTCTCGTAGAAATTCTCACTGAATACTATTACGAGGCCGACCTCTCCGGTCTTGAAAACTGTCTCTATTTCCTGAGGACTGTCGAGAAATCTTTCAAAAATGAAATAATCGTTTGCGCTCAGTTTCTGGATAATTGTACTTGTTGCGGCATCTCTTGATGGATCATAAATTGCCATCCTGGTGTTTTTTACCTCAGTGGTTATCGCAAAACCGAAAAGAGAAAGCATGAGAACTGGCAAACCAAGCAGTATCCAGAGCGTAAGCTTATCGCGAAAGATATGGTAAAACTCCTTTTTAATGAAAACCAGAAACTGATTCATGTTACTCTGTCTTTCGCTGCGCTGTTCGTGCAAGGAGAAAAAACACCTCATCCATAGATTTTGCACCAAACTGAGCTTTCAGGTTTCTTGGAGTGTCCAAAGCCTCAATTTTCCCATCAACCATAATTGACACCCTGTTACAATACTCAGCCTCATCCATATAATGCGTAGTTACAAAAACTGTAATACCACGGTCAGATGCCTGATAAATCAATTCCCAGAACTGACGGCGTGTCGCGGGATCAACACCACCTGTTGGCTCATCGAGGAACACTATCGATGGTTCATGAAAAATCGCAACTGAAAAGGAAAGCTTCTGCTTCCATCCGAGAGGAAGGTCCTTAACAAACGCATCCTTCTCCTTTTCAAAACCAAGGCTTCTCAGCATGGCATCTGTGCGGGGAGCAATCTCCTTCTCAGGTATGCCATATATACCTGCAAAAAGCCTGATGTTCTCCCATACCTTGAGATCTTCATACATGGAAAACTTCTGGCTCATATAGCCGATTCGAGTTTTGATCTTTTCAGGTTCCCGTGCTATGTCGAAGCCTGCTACAGTACCTTTTCCGGAAGAGGGTTTACTCAGCCCGCATAGCATCCGCATCGCAGTTGTCTTTCCTGCTCCGTTTGCTCCAAGAAAACCGAAAATTTCTCCTTTAGAAACTGAGAATGAGATATGGTCAACAGCAGTGAAATTACCGAACTTTTTTGTGAGGTTTTCCACTTCAATTACGTTCATTGCAAACTTGACCTGTTTGAAATATCCATAAAACAATCCTCAATGCCGGCTTCGATCACAGCTACTTCTACTTCTAAGTGACCCTGACTGCTTAGTGCCTTAATCAGGCCATTTTCGGATAAGATGTTCGTATCAACTGTTACATGATGAGTGTCGCCGAAAGCAAAGCAGGATTTGACCCCTGGTATCTTCCGTAAATCAGAGAGAAGTTGAGACATCTTATCACCCCGGACAGCCCACAATGTTTTGTTGAATCCGGAGATAATATTTGCAGGGGTGTCAATTTTCAGAAAT is a window of Fibrobacter sp. DNA encoding:
- a CDS encoding transposase; translated protein: MIEEQRNKIRFASCDMSRAYIGAIEHWCPKAMLVIDRFHIVKALNVRKEEWRKARGEDKKALKGFRWLFFILSKNRAKGDTRSLNQLKTSNRRIHRAWVLKDEFEAFWEYSYIHSQQNHSLMAG
- a CDS encoding transposase — its product is MGVFIYTQPAESFFNGWIAAALKSRLQPIKDFALMLRRHALHILPFVKTNLTNANPK
- a CDS encoding ABC transporter permease, which encodes MLKYLLEKEVKQLRRNKFLPRLIIVLPFMVLLILPLAANFEVKNINLSIVDNDHSDYSTRLIQKIISSGYFKLTNYSATYKEALRAVELDYADIVLEIPNNFEVDLVNEKSARVLVSANTVNGTKGGLGSSYLLSTINDFSSDIRAEWLQQPENAQTSSFSIHPLFRYNPLLRYPVFMVPAIMVMMMALICGFLPALNIVNEKESGTIEQINVTPVKRITFILSKLIPYWVIGFVVLTICFGVALLVYGLVPSGNILTIYLFASVFVLAFSGLGLTISNFATTVQQAMFLMFFFIMTFIFMSGLYTPVASMPDWAQAISIFSPLKYFIQVMRSVYLKGSGFGELIVQFYALCGFTVFFNVLAVVTYRKSV
- a CDS encoding ABC transporter permease, which gives rise to MNQFLVFIKKEFYHIFRDKLTLWILLGLPVLMLSLFGFAITTEVKNTRMAIYDPSRDAATSTIIQKLSANDYFIFERFLDSPQEIETVFKTGEVGLVIVFSENFYENMLHTGDASVQLITDGTDPNTAVTLTNYATNIIKAYQQELASLNNVPYQIAPEVKLLYNPQMKGAYNFVPGVMGMILMLICAMMTSISIAREKEKGTMEVLLVSPMKPLTIILAKAVPYLALSLVNLTTILLFSVFVLKVPITGSLTVLISLSVVFIFVCLALGLLISTMVNSQLVALLISGMALMAPIILLSGMIFPVENMPIFLRIPAEVIPARWYIVANKKVMIKGLGFESIIKELLILGSMAVFLIAVSLKKFKNRLE
- a CDS encoding ABC transporter ATP-binding protein yields the protein MNVIEVENLTKKFGNFTAVDHISFSVSKGEIFGFLGANGAGKTTAMRMLCGLSKPSSGKGTVAGFDIAREPEKIKTRIGYMSQKFSMYEDLKVWENIRLFAGIYGIPEKEIAPRTDAMLRSLGFEKEKDAFVKDLPLGWKQKLSFSVAIFHEPSIVFLDEPTGGVDPATRRQFWELIYQASDRGITVFVTTHYMDEAEYCNRVSIMVDGKIEALDTPRNLKAQFGAKSMDEVFFLLARTAQRKTE